The Vicinamibacterales bacterium genome contains a region encoding:
- a CDS encoding 6-hydroxymethylpterin diphosphokinase MptE-like protein, protein MHGTPAGVGADAAAPAGAVLAANLAALPPATRAAVLDDAGPRAAGDGERLVLQTADGRWLPLVTGTRGAGVDAMAAKLEAAGTHTVLAIGLGLGHLLDAIERRGAAMRVVAIEPVPAVARALLARRDWTPWLTSGRLRLLVGPAYPGATEAWRWLDPAGPAPFVFVGPWVDRLCPELVPEATGLAGRIVSGASANAEARRQFAGRYLIHTLQNLPVIATEGDAAALTALGEGRPAVVVGAGPSLDRSLALVADLAERALVIAVDTALRPLLAAGVRPDLVVALDPSEVNARHLHAPGDVAGVWLVAEPSLHPSAFEAFRGRTFTFGVADHEPWPWLAARGCDRGRLQAWGSVLTTAFDLACVMGCAPIVFTGADLAYSRGLQYCRNTTYEPLWKDCPDDASRAALFRRYLDTHDHGPAPDVLGNDVLTAPHFLQFRDWIVARARTWVAGGAGRRVLNAGGEGILHGGPLEMAGPDQVAAVTASAPPWRPAAFATLAGAHRRSAAPASAASALGAALADPDGWPRQRWSAFAAGTHGAEDVDRAVDGARAALAGLERRAAALAAARAPWDAPASRADAERAIHPDYAFAVGQAASQIAFAIEEAGRRRPGGDAPARVLDVGCGLGRTMVPWRARGVAVDGVDSSATMLALAAADPALDGSRLFLSSGADCGEAPDGGYDLVTMFHAFHRVRPRAIRRALLAAMARALGPGGCVHIQLPYFPDLGPDSVPEAHVPWAYDDLDAECAGRRGEVWTTPADLPLVLADLGAVFVDVNVQIVDFPATLRRFGAGAPRLAHLLLSGSTAPGLARRIYALHRE, encoded by the coding sequence GTGCACGGGACTCCAGCCGGCGTGGGTGCCGACGCCGCGGCTCCGGCGGGGGCCGTGCTCGCGGCGAATCTGGCGGCGCTGCCGCCGGCGACGCGCGCCGCGGTCCTGGACGACGCGGGCCCCCGCGCCGCCGGTGACGGCGAGCGTCTGGTGCTCCAGACCGCGGACGGCCGCTGGCTGCCCCTCGTGACCGGGACTCGCGGCGCCGGCGTCGACGCGATGGCGGCGAAGCTCGAGGCGGCCGGCACCCACACCGTGCTCGCCATCGGGCTCGGCCTCGGCCATCTCCTGGACGCGATCGAGCGCCGGGGCGCCGCCATGCGCGTCGTGGCGATCGAGCCGGTCCCGGCCGTCGCGCGGGCCCTGCTCGCGCGGCGTGACTGGACGCCGTGGCTGACCTCGGGCCGGCTGCGCCTGCTCGTCGGCCCCGCCTATCCCGGCGCCACCGAGGCCTGGCGGTGGCTCGACCCGGCCGGTCCCGCGCCCTTCGTCTTCGTCGGACCGTGGGTGGATCGCCTCTGCCCCGAGCTCGTGCCGGAGGCGACGGGGCTGGCCGGACGGATCGTGTCGGGCGCGTCCGCCAACGCCGAGGCCCGGCGTCAGTTCGCGGGCCGGTATCTGATTCACACGCTCCAGAACCTGCCGGTCATCGCGACCGAAGGCGACGCCGCGGCGCTCACGGCGCTGGGCGAGGGCCGGCCGGCGGTGGTGGTCGGCGCGGGCCCGTCACTGGACCGGAGCCTCGCGCTCGTCGCGGACCTGGCCGAACGCGCGCTCGTCATCGCCGTCGACACCGCGCTCAGGCCGCTGCTCGCGGCCGGCGTCAGGCCCGATCTCGTCGTGGCGCTCGATCCCTCGGAGGTCAACGCGCGCCATCTGCACGCGCCGGGCGACGTCGCCGGCGTCTGGCTCGTGGCCGAGCCCAGCCTGCACCCATCGGCGTTCGAGGCTTTCCGCGGCCGCACCTTCACCTTCGGCGTGGCGGACCACGAACCCTGGCCCTGGCTGGCGGCGCGCGGCTGCGACCGCGGGCGGCTGCAGGCGTGGGGATCGGTGCTGACGACGGCGTTCGATCTCGCGTGCGTGATGGGCTGCGCGCCGATCGTCTTCACCGGCGCGGACCTGGCGTACTCCCGCGGCCTGCAGTACTGCCGCAACACCACCTACGAGCCGCTGTGGAAGGACTGTCCCGACGACGCGTCGCGGGCGGCGCTCTTCCGGCGCTACCTCGACACGCACGACCACGGGCCGGCGCCCGACGTCCTCGGCAACGACGTGCTGACGGCGCCGCACTTCCTGCAGTTCCGCGACTGGATCGTGGCGCGCGCGCGGACGTGGGTGGCGGGCGGCGCCGGGCGGCGCGTGCTCAACGCGGGCGGGGAAGGCATCCTGCACGGCGGGCCCCTGGAGATGGCCGGGCCCGACCAGGTGGCGGCCGTGACCGCGAGCGCGCCGCCGTGGCGGCCGGCGGCCTTCGCCACGCTCGCCGGCGCGCATCGCCGCAGCGCGGCGCCGGCGTCGGCGGCGTCCGCCCTCGGCGCGGCGCTGGCGGACCCGGACGGATGGCCCCGCCAGCGCTGGTCGGCCTTCGCCGCCGGGACCCACGGCGCGGAGGACGTGGACCGCGCGGTCGACGGCGCGCGCGCGGCGCTCGCGGGCCTCGAGCGGAGAGCCGCGGCCCTGGCCGCCGCTCGTGCGCCCTGGGATGCGCCGGCGTCACGGGCCGACGCGGAGCGGGCGATCCATCCCGACTACGCCTTCGCGGTGGGCCAGGCGGCCTCGCAGATCGCGTTCGCGATCGAGGAGGCCGGCCGGCGCCGGCCGGGCGGGGACGCGCCGGCGCGGGTACTCGACGTCGGATGCGGCCTGGGCCGGACGATGGTGCCATGGCGTGCGCGGGGCGTCGCCGTGGACGGCGTCGACAGCAGCGCGACGATGCTGGCCCTGGCGGCGGCGGACCCGGCGCTGGACGGCAGCCGCCTGTTCCTGAGCTCCGGCGCGGACTGCGGTGAGGCGCCGGACGGCGGCTACGACCTCGTGACGATGTTCCACGCCTTCCACCGCGTGCGTCCGCGGGCGATCCGCCGGGCGCTGCTCGCGGCGATGGCCAGGGCGCTGGGTCCCGGCGGGTGCGTGCACATCCAGCTGCCGTACTTCCCGGACCTGGGGCCGGACTCCGTGCCCGAGGCTCATGTCCCCTGGGCCTACGACGACCTCGACGCCGAATGCGCCGGGCGGCGCGGCGAGGTCTGGACCACGCCGGCGGACCTGCCGCTCGTGCTGGCCGACCTGGGCGCGGTGTTCGTCGACGTGAACGTCCAGATCGTGGACTTCCCGGCGACCCTGCGCCGCTTTGGCGCCGGCGCGCCGCGGCTCGCGCACCTCCTGCTGTCGGGATCCACCGCCCCCGGCCTCGCCCGGCGGATCTACGCGTTGCACCGCGAGTGA
- a CDS encoding methyltransferase domain-containing protein — MERPLPRMIPPIPGFESGAGGRPTPRPQPLAVGLFNDGGDTPDVVSLAASAATRQLLARAGGLVRHAYVRGDWQDLADGPLDAAIAAALASPSLRRVFAEVDLVVVAGDTLAGRPSRHLLAILGAAQHLDLATYLVGAVVGPELEGHEVLAGLTDLSVADPLSARRLRDAGIPHRLVDDALYAAPFLETAARDFTDHLVMIDCAPARRVEFTAALAAVRAAWPGLVADVPLDTAGSALDWAHARANLATASAVLTGGRDGVRLALAAGVPFVVLGAGDEARALVDAAPGYPARAADAALPLDERVAAALEARAWFASHAAARRARSGAFDAFSRLRPSLALGGRDDAWTTPVGGAVDVVTAITPSGGSVLHAGAGQGQLVDALAKAGLRAWGADVARRLDRPDRTRYSKATPMALPFADHVFSTVIASADWLEHLDDADLGAAVAELARVGRDHLILEVSGRPVPGRLAFDERLGEDWWRRRLFLLGFGQSDLADTLVTHGAGPTGGTLLVVNAPSLVCPSCRRVHMGAEAIEPVHAGVLQAAAEARPRFDGRRH, encoded by the coding sequence ATGGAACGACCACTCCCCCGCATGATCCCGCCGATTCCGGGCTTCGAGTCCGGCGCCGGCGGGCGACCCACGCCGCGGCCCCAGCCGCTGGCCGTCGGTCTCTTCAACGACGGCGGTGACACGCCCGACGTCGTCAGCCTCGCCGCGTCCGCCGCGACGCGCCAGCTGCTCGCCAGGGCCGGCGGCCTCGTCCGCCACGCCTACGTGCGCGGCGACTGGCAGGACCTCGCCGACGGCCCCCTCGACGCCGCCATCGCCGCGGCGCTGGCATCCCCGTCACTCCGGCGCGTCTTCGCCGAGGTGGACCTGGTGGTCGTCGCCGGCGACACGCTGGCCGGGCGGCCCTCCCGCCACCTGCTCGCGATCCTCGGCGCGGCCCAGCACCTGGACCTGGCGACCTATCTCGTCGGCGCCGTCGTCGGCCCGGAGCTCGAGGGACACGAAGTCCTGGCCGGCCTGACCGACCTGAGCGTCGCCGACCCGCTGAGCGCGCGGCGCCTGCGCGACGCCGGCATCCCGCACCGCCTCGTGGACGACGCGCTCTACGCCGCTCCGTTCCTCGAGACGGCGGCCCGCGACTTCACCGACCACCTCGTCATGATCGACTGCGCGCCCGCGCGGCGCGTGGAGTTCACGGCCGCGCTCGCGGCCGTCCGCGCGGCGTGGCCGGGCCTGGTGGCCGACGTGCCCCTCGACACCGCCGGCAGCGCCCTCGACTGGGCGCACGCGCGGGCGAACCTCGCCACCGCGTCGGCCGTGCTCACCGGCGGACGCGACGGCGTCCGCCTGGCCCTGGCCGCCGGCGTGCCGTTCGTCGTGCTGGGCGCCGGGGACGAGGCGCGCGCCCTCGTGGACGCGGCCCCGGGCTATCCGGCGCGCGCGGCCGATGCCGCGCTCCCGCTCGACGAGCGCGTCGCGGCCGCGCTCGAGGCGCGGGCGTGGTTCGCCTCGCACGCCGCGGCCCGGCGCGCGCGCAGCGGCGCCTTCGACGCGTTCTCCCGCCTGCGGCCCAGCCTGGCGCTGGGCGGGCGAGACGACGCCTGGACGACGCCGGTGGGCGGCGCCGTCGACGTCGTGACCGCCATCACGCCGTCGGGTGGCAGCGTGCTGCACGCGGGCGCGGGGCAGGGCCAGCTGGTGGACGCTCTGGCCAAGGCAGGCCTTCGGGCGTGGGGCGCCGACGTCGCGCGGCGGCTGGACCGGCCGGACCGGACCCGCTACTCGAAGGCCACGCCCATGGCGCTCCCGTTCGCCGACCACGTGTTCTCCACGGTGATCGCGTCGGCCGACTGGCTCGAGCACCTGGACGACGCCGACCTCGGCGCCGCCGTCGCGGAGCTCGCGCGCGTCGGCCGCGACCACCTGATCCTGGAGGTCTCCGGGCGACCGGTGCCCGGACGTCTGGCGTTCGACGAGCGGCTGGGCGAGGACTGGTGGCGGCGCCGTCTGTTCCTGCTCGGGTTCGGGCAGAGCGATCTCGCCGACACGCTCGTCACGCACGGCGCCGGCCCGACCGGTGGGACCCTCCTCGTCGTGAACGCGCCGTCGCTCGTCTGCCCGAGCTGCCGACGCGTCCACATGGGCGCCGAGGCCATCGAGCCCGTCCACGCCGGCGTGCTGCAGGCGGCCGCGGAGGCGCGGCCGCGGTTCGACGGGCGGAGGCACTAG
- a CDS encoding MotA/TolQ/ExbB proton channel family protein — protein MTTRRRASDAAFLFSVPLTVGLVVAAQSMDGGRLATLVQPAAALVVFGGTLVAVVFSFPFSLLVRTARALASAFGRRPESDTALLSRMADYATRARTRGALSLESELGTHDDPFLLRAITLLVDGVPAADVRHTLKTFSQVREEADAECALVLEAAGGYAPTLGILGAVLGLIQAMEHLSSPSAVGPGIAVAFVATVYGVGLANLVFLPLATRLRSLARQAALNREVVIEGAVAIQQGMHPTLVDGHLRSLLIAWHGLPREGAPPPRVPRARLVKS, from the coding sequence ATGACGACCCGCCGGCGCGCGTCGGACGCGGCGTTCCTGTTCAGCGTGCCGCTGACCGTGGGACTCGTCGTGGCCGCGCAGTCGATGGACGGCGGCCGCCTGGCGACGCTGGTCCAGCCGGCGGCGGCGCTCGTCGTGTTCGGCGGGACGCTGGTGGCGGTGGTGTTCAGCTTTCCGTTCAGCCTCCTCGTCCGGACGGCCCGCGCCCTCGCCTCGGCCTTCGGCCGGCGGCCGGAGTCCGACACGGCGCTCCTGTCGAGGATGGCCGACTACGCGACGCGTGCACGGACGCGCGGCGCCCTGTCCCTGGAGAGCGAGCTCGGCACGCACGACGACCCGTTCCTGCTGCGGGCGATCACGCTCCTGGTGGACGGCGTCCCGGCCGCCGACGTCCGGCACACGCTGAAGACGTTCAGCCAGGTCCGCGAAGAGGCCGACGCCGAGTGCGCGCTCGTCCTGGAGGCGGCGGGCGGATACGCGCCGACCCTCGGCATCCTGGGCGCGGTGCTCGGCCTCATCCAGGCCATGGAACACCTGTCGTCCCCATCGGCCGTCGGCCCCGGCATCGCGGTGGCCTTCGTGGCGACGGTGTACGGCGTGGGCCTCGCCAACCTCGTGTTCCTGCCCCTCGCGACGCGGCTGCGGAGCCTGGCCCGCCAGGCCGCGCTCAACCGCGAAGTCGTGATCGAGGGCGCCGTCGCCATCCAGCAGGGGATGCACCCCACGCTCGTGGACGGCCACCTGCGCAGCCTGCTCATCGCCTGGCACGGCCTGCCCCGCGAGGGTGCGCCGCCGCCCAGGGTGCCGCGCGCGCGGCTCGTGAAGTCATGA
- a CDS encoding OmpA family protein, whose product MNIQLSATRVSRDRWLVSYADFMTLLCAFFTALYAGSLAETRAALAAVAPAPPAAAVAPAPEGPPVPGEAEQLRHHVEDALQAELAAGYLQLVDDPRGLVIEVPEAGSFAVGQADLTPDAARMLGRVAAVLAGLPNGVRVEGHTDDRPIRTARFESNWDLSTARATRVVEFFILDGGLAADRLSAAGYSEFRPRADNATAEGRARNRRVDVVILNGRTERTEEPPAHGSAPAPRGAEG is encoded by the coding sequence ATGAACATCCAGCTCTCCGCCACCCGCGTGTCGCGCGATCGCTGGCTCGTCTCGTACGCGGACTTCATGACGCTCCTGTGCGCGTTCTTCACCGCGCTCTACGCGGGCTCGCTCGCCGAGACCCGCGCGGCACTGGCCGCGGTGGCTCCCGCGCCGCCGGCGGCCGCCGTGGCTCCCGCGCCCGAGGGCCCGCCCGTGCCCGGCGAGGCGGAGCAGCTGCGGCACCACGTCGAGGACGCGCTCCAGGCCGAGCTCGCCGCCGGCTACCTGCAGCTGGTGGACGACCCGCGCGGCCTCGTCATCGAGGTGCCCGAGGCCGGCTCGTTCGCCGTCGGGCAGGCGGACCTGACGCCGGATGCGGCCCGGATGCTCGGCCGCGTCGCCGCGGTCCTGGCCGGGCTGCCCAACGGCGTGCGCGTCGAGGGACACACCGACGATCGGCCGATCAGGACGGCGCGCTTCGAGTCGAACTGGGATCTGTCCACGGCGCGCGCCACGCGCGTGGTGGAGTTCTTCATCCTCGACGGCGGCCTGGCGGCCGACCGGCTGTCCGCGGCCGGCTACTCGGAGTTCCGCCCGCGCGCCGACAACGCCACCGCGGAAGGGCGCGCCAGGAACCGGCGCGTCGACGTCGTGATCCTCAACGGGCGCACCGAGCGAACCGAGGAGCCGCCGGCTCACGGGTCCGCTCCCGCGCCTCGAGGGGCGGAGGGGTAG
- a CDS encoding glycosyltransferase family 4 protein has product MRILHLTGFLSGAAGHAVTDLAIGQKRAGHHVSVVTSRTAANGLANHGELLSSLASHGVDVHAVDSLAARQTGPNADVVQFIHERLGTASAFDVLHTHGTVPSVIAIAASRKAAERVPILQTTHEWTVSRPTAGRKPYDLEVMNLVDRAVVPTWAVADYFVSKGVVRRQLAVVPYGIPPEPPATSDTALVKEMQAWREGGGLVLCYVSATSSSVDHRLLANALTHVDGKLNVLCVVFGGPETTSVTWPSDGPVRVRAARAGASVREFASAADLLVLPSGDGEQPLAVLEAFCDQVPVVACNVPELTELVEDGQTGWLFDPSDARALAETIAVARGTAPHALRALCQRARVRYQLEFTIDRMVSGYLREYQRLA; this is encoded by the coding sequence GTGCGCATCCTCCACCTCACGGGCTTCCTTTCGGGAGCGGCCGGGCACGCGGTGACGGACCTGGCGATCGGCCAGAAGCGCGCCGGGCACCACGTGTCCGTCGTCACGTCCAGGACGGCCGCCAACGGTCTCGCCAACCACGGCGAGCTGCTGTCGTCGCTCGCCTCCCACGGCGTCGACGTCCACGCCGTGGACTCGCTCGCCGCGCGGCAGACGGGCCCGAACGCCGACGTCGTGCAGTTCATCCACGAGCGGCTGGGCACGGCCTCGGCCTTCGACGTCCTGCACACGCACGGCACGGTGCCGAGCGTGATTGCGATCGCGGCGTCGCGCAAGGCCGCCGAGCGCGTGCCCATCCTCCAGACGACCCACGAGTGGACGGTCTCGCGTCCCACGGCCGGCCGCAAGCCCTACGACCTCGAGGTGATGAACCTGGTGGATCGCGCCGTCGTGCCGACCTGGGCGGTGGCCGACTACTTCGTCTCGAAGGGCGTGGTGCGCCGCCAGCTCGCCGTGGTGCCATACGGCATCCCGCCCGAGCCGCCCGCCACCTCCGACACGGCGCTCGTGAAGGAGATGCAGGCGTGGCGCGAGGGCGGGGGACTGGTGCTCTGCTACGTCAGCGCGACGAGCTCGTCGGTCGACCATCGCCTCCTGGCCAACGCCCTGACGCACGTGGACGGGAAGTTGAACGTCCTCTGCGTGGTCTTCGGCGGGCCGGAGACGACGAGCGTGACGTGGCCGTCGGATGGGCCGGTACGCGTTCGCGCGGCGCGCGCCGGGGCGTCCGTCCGGGAGTTCGCGAGCGCCGCCGATCTGCTCGTGCTCCCCTCGGGGGACGGCGAGCAGCCGCTGGCGGTGCTCGAGGCGTTCTGCGATCAGGTGCCGGTCGTCGCCTGCAACGTGCCGGAGCTGACCGAGCTCGTCGAGGACGGCCAGACGGGCTGGCTCTTCGATCCGAGCGACGCGCGGGCGCTCGCCGAGACGATCGCGGTGGCGCGCGGGACCGCGCCCCACGCGCTGCGTGCGCTCTGTCAGCGCGCGCGGGTCCGCTACCAGCTCGAGTTCACGATCGACCGGATGGTCAGCGGCTACCTGCGCGAGTACCAGCGCCTGGCCTGA
- a CDS encoding EAL domain-containing protein — protein MATPIAMPRRRRRGQVQDALRFVHLVVGAGDDAARALGRAVVEAGAGRVSLDAVVGLGRGLHRLRDRAAALVLLQARSIDLARIALAELKRAHPALPVVVVSDAAHDEAAVAAVRAGAEDCVAASAGGAAVIRAALCALERTSHAATLRTQAVTDTLTGLPNRQALQTAIDHAMARARRHARTFAVLFVDLDGFKAVNDRHGHDAGDRVLQALARRFAGRTRDMDTVARVGGDEFVVVMEDLDDGRFAATVAAKIVAAAAEPVDLDGTPAAITASVGIALFPGDGADAGTLLRHADQAMYAAKDGGKSRFCYYRARMNEHSRARTALGTALDRAFAREEFELHFQPVWRASRRRISSCEALVRWRRPGHGVWLPGQFLEAAEQAGLAARLAAWTIGEACRTARTTRDAGFDVPISVNLSRRQIVEGDLAGEVARAIDAAGVPPSALRVDVSEGVIGLDDPAIAGVLDALASLGVAVVVDDAGSGAASLRVLSRMRAAGVKIAGGLAREVPGRRDAAAMAGAIVALARTLGLEVSAGGVETEAQATALRALGCDDLQGYFYGHAMPGGEWLAYLRWACTAVVGTDGPAKPPRAARRHPAGDLPRLPGPALPGRSRGDVVIGSFRKH, from the coding sequence ATGGCCACGCCCATCGCCATGCCCCGTCGCCGCCGCCGCGGACAGGTCCAGGACGCCCTGCGGTTCGTCCATCTCGTCGTCGGCGCCGGCGACGACGCCGCCCGCGCGCTGGGCCGCGCCGTCGTCGAGGCCGGCGCCGGCCGGGTGTCGCTCGATGCGGTCGTCGGCCTCGGCCGCGGCCTGCACCGGCTGCGCGACCGCGCCGCCGCGCTCGTCCTGCTCCAGGCGCGCTCGATCGACCTGGCCAGGATCGCGCTCGCCGAGCTGAAGCGCGCCCATCCCGCGCTGCCCGTCGTCGTCGTGAGCGACGCCGCCCACGACGAGGCCGCGGTGGCCGCGGTGCGCGCCGGCGCCGAGGACTGCGTGGCGGCCTCGGCCGGCGGAGCCGCCGTGATCCGGGCCGCGCTGTGCGCGCTCGAGCGCACTTCCCACGCGGCCACGCTGCGCACGCAGGCCGTCACCGACACGCTCACCGGCCTGCCCAACCGGCAGGCCCTGCAGACGGCGATCGACCACGCGATGGCCCGGGCCCGCCGGCACGCGCGCACCTTCGCCGTGCTCTTCGTCGATCTGGACGGCTTCAAGGCCGTCAACGACCGGCACGGGCACGACGCCGGCGACCGCGTGCTCCAGGCCCTGGCGCGGCGCTTCGCCGGACGCACGCGCGACATGGACACCGTGGCGCGCGTGGGCGGCGACGAGTTCGTCGTGGTGATGGAGGACCTGGACGACGGGCGCTTCGCGGCGACGGTGGCGGCCAAGATCGTGGCGGCCGCGGCCGAGCCGGTCGATCTCGACGGCACGCCGGCGGCGATCACGGCCAGCGTGGGCATCGCGCTCTTCCCGGGCGACGGCGCCGACGCGGGAACGCTCCTGCGCCATGCCGATCAGGCGATGTACGCGGCCAAGGACGGCGGCAAGAGCCGCTTCTGCTACTACCGCGCGCGGATGAACGAACACTCCCGCGCGCGCACGGCGCTCGGGACCGCGCTGGACCGGGCGTTCGCGAGGGAGGAGTTCGAACTGCACTTCCAGCCGGTGTGGCGCGCCTCGCGCCGGCGCATCTCGTCGTGCGAGGCGCTCGTGCGCTGGCGCCGGCCCGGGCACGGCGTGTGGCTGCCGGGGCAGTTCCTGGAGGCCGCCGAACAGGCCGGCCTGGCCGCGCGGCTGGCCGCGTGGACGATCGGCGAGGCCTGCAGGACCGCGCGCACCACGCGCGACGCCGGCTTCGACGTGCCCATCTCCGTGAATCTCTCGCGCCGGCAGATCGTGGAGGGCGACCTGGCGGGCGAGGTCGCGCGGGCGATCGACGCGGCGGGCGTCCCTCCCTCGGCCCTGCGGGTGGACGTGAGCGAGGGGGTGATCGGCCTCGACGACCCGGCGATTGCCGGCGTCCTGGACGCACTGGCGTCACTGGGCGTGGCCGTCGTGGTGGACGACGCCGGCAGCGGCGCCGCGTCCCTGCGGGTCCTGAGCCGGATGCGCGCGGCCGGCGTGAAGATCGCCGGCGGCCTGGCGCGCGAGGTGCCCGGCCGCCGCGACGCGGCCGCGATGGCCGGCGCGATCGTCGCGCTCGCCCGGACCCTCGGGCTCGAGGTCAGCGCCGGCGGGGTGGAGACCGAGGCGCAGGCCACGGCGCTCCGCGCCCTCGGCTGCGACGATCTCCAGGGCTACTTCTATGGGCACGCCATGCCGGGCGGCGAGTGGCTCGCCTACCTCCGCTGGGCGTGCACGGCCGTCGTCGGCACCGACGGACCGGCAAAGCCGCCGCGTGCCGCGCGCCGGCATCCGGCGGGCGATCTGCCGCGGCTGCCGGGGCCGGCGCTGCCGGGCCGCTCGCGCGGAGACGTCGTGATCGGGAGCTTCCGGAAGCACTGA
- a CDS encoding class I SAM-dependent methyltransferase encodes MTSRTYFLHVPKTAGITLKAYLENQFDRNDVLAIDQKVARTLPPSTLNAYRFWSGHYDASVLAALDPAPSTVLVVRDPVARLRSWVAHGRRLRDPKLHAPFAGTSVLDVARHNIDGHARQAFWVARALVPGWTPARLPEVAELDGLLDRVSHVGLTEELDRTLLVLAFHLGGALPPIGWRLNQRTNEASDDRESPEERDELRALLSLDTALYERASARFWTAYGRMLETIAPAGARDAVSAPARVPVTTAREWLAAWRRARQRTAPLQWTTAFRLDGDDPQSGDGWWWREHPGQAGYRWTGAEGRTTIDLGALSPALSYSATIDICGAADWPTWDRWSLELNGQPLPVVRTRVPLPNDRSVSLRATATLPAHAVAAAGGPSTLTIVVPEPHPVPGAPLLHESQDTVRRDVRHVGLAVQRVEVVPHVSTPVSTAVQPAPGSPAEAGALARYLDEGYHLINGWLHPSAVDVTLALGRLLRQSGMTGPVLEIGVWQGRYLSLLSFLGRADQPLVAVDPFVHVPERARQIATLRENLARYAWRPERISLHERFSGEMTPADLLEAGGAPFQFISVDGDHTMPGCLHDLRLAEATLAPGGIVAVDDIANMSCPGVVEATVRHGVTPGATLAPFALAGNKLFMTQRAHCAAYREALLAMARAGQLGAASHAILNFDAKMRSIGIPVMMLDEPILIAA; translated from the coding sequence ATGACGAGCCGCACCTACTTCCTGCACGTCCCGAAGACGGCGGGCATCACGCTGAAGGCGTATCTCGAGAACCAGTTCGATCGGAACGACGTGCTGGCCATCGACCAGAAGGTCGCGCGGACGCTGCCGCCGTCGACCCTCAACGCCTACCGCTTCTGGAGCGGACACTACGACGCCTCGGTACTGGCGGCGCTCGATCCCGCGCCGTCCACGGTGCTCGTCGTGCGCGATCCCGTGGCGCGCCTGCGGTCCTGGGTCGCCCACGGCCGCCGGCTGCGCGACCCGAAGTTGCACGCGCCCTTCGCCGGGACGAGCGTGCTGGACGTCGCCCGCCACAACATCGACGGGCACGCCCGCCAGGCCTTCTGGGTGGCCCGCGCGCTGGTGCCGGGCTGGACGCCCGCCCGGCTGCCCGAGGTTGCCGAGCTCGACGGCCTGCTCGACAGGGTCTCGCACGTCGGCCTCACCGAGGAGCTCGACCGCACGCTGCTCGTCCTGGCGTTCCACCTCGGGGGCGCGCTGCCGCCGATCGGCTGGCGCCTGAACCAGCGGACGAACGAAGCCTCCGACGACCGGGAGTCCCCGGAGGAGCGCGACGAGCTCCGGGCACTGCTGTCGCTCGACACCGCGCTGTACGAGCGCGCCTCCGCACGGTTCTGGACCGCGTACGGCCGCATGCTCGAGACGATCGCCCCCGCCGGCGCCCGCGACGCCGTCTCCGCCCCCGCGCGCGTGCCCGTCACGACGGCGCGCGAATGGCTGGCCGCGTGGCGCCGGGCGCGCCAGCGGACCGCGCCGCTGCAGTGGACGACGGCCTTCCGCCTGGACGGCGACGATCCCCAGAGCGGCGACGGTTGGTGGTGGCGCGAACATCCCGGGCAGGCGGGCTACCGTTGGACGGGCGCGGAGGGCCGGACCACGATCGACCTCGGCGCCTTGAGCCCGGCGCTCTCCTATTCCGCGACGATCGACATCTGCGGCGCGGCCGACTGGCCCACCTGGGATCGGTGGAGCCTCGAGCTCAACGGCCAGCCCCTGCCCGTCGTCCGCACCCGCGTGCCCCTGCCGAACGACCGGTCCGTGTCGCTGCGCGCCACGGCCACCCTGCCGGCCCACGCCGTGGCCGCCGCCGGCGGCCCGAGCACGCTGACCATCGTCGTCCCCGAACCCCATCCGGTGCCGGGCGCGCCGCTCCTGCACGAGTCGCAGGACACCGTGCGCCGCGACGTCCGCCACGTCGGCCTCGCGGTGCAGCGCGTCGAGGTGGTGCCGCACGTGAGCACGCCGGTCTCCACGGCCGTGCAGCCGGCGCCGGGGAGCCCCGCCGAGGCCGGGGCGCTCGCCCGCTACCTCGACGAGGGCTACCACCTGATCAACGGCTGGCTGCACCCGTCCGCCGTCGACGTCACGCTGGCCCTCGGCCGGCTGCTGCGGCAGTCGGGCATGACGGGACCCGTGCTGGAGATCGGGGTCTGGCAGGGGCGCTACCTGTCGCTCCTCTCCTTCCTCGGCCGGGCGGACCAGCCGCTCGTGGCCGTCGATCCGTTCGTCCACGTCCCCGAACGCGCCCGCCAGATCGCCACCCTGCGCGAGAACCTCGCGCGATACGCCTGGCGGCCGGAGCGCATCTCGCTGCACGAACGGTTCTCGGGCGAGATGACGCCTGCGGACCTGCTGGAGGCCGGCGGCGCGCCGTTCCAGTTCATCAGCGTGGACGGCGATCACACGATGCCGGGATGCCTGCACGACCTGCGGCTGGCCGAAGCCACCCTCGCGCCCGGCGGGATCGTGGCCGTCGACGACATCGCGAACATGTCCTGTCCGGGCGTGGTGGAAGCCACCGTCCGCCACGGCGTCACGCCGGGCGCCACGCTGGCGCCGTTCGCCCTGGCCGGGAACAAGCTCTTCATGACCCAGCGCGCCCACTGCGCGGCGTATCGCGAGGCCCTGCTCGCCATGGCCCGGGCCGGCCAGCTCGGCGCCGCGAGCCACGCCATCCTGAACTTCGACGCGAAGATGCGGAGCATCGGCATCCCGGTGATGATGCTCGACGAGCCGATCCTCATCGCCGCCTGA